The Chloroflexota bacterium genome segment ATGGCCACGACGGGGATACCCGCGTCCGTCAGATGATCCAGCACGGTGGGGGCCGGCGGCGGGGCCGAGAAGTCGCGCCGCCGCTCGGTGCGCACGAAATGGCCCGGCGCGCCCACGAAGGGCCGCGCGATGACCCGCCCCACGTTATGCTCGCCGGTGAGCAGCGCCCGCGCCGTGCGGCACATGGCGTACAGTTCGTCTATGGGAATCACCTCTTCGTGCGCGGCGATTTGGAACACGCTGTCGGCCGAGGTGTACACGATGGGCTTGCCCGTGCGCATGTGCTCCTCGCCCAGTTCCTGGATGATCTCCGTGCCCGACGCCGGATAGTTGCCCAGCGTCCCGCGCCCGATGGCCTGTTCAAAGCGGCGCATCAGGTCCGGCGGGAAGCCGTTGGGGTACGTGGGCAGCGGCCTGGGCGAGTGGATGCCCATGAGTTCCCAGTGGCCGATGGTGGTATCCTTGCCCGCCGAGGCCTCGGCCATGCGCCCGAACGCACCGATGGGCGCGGGGTCTGGCGGCACGCCCAGAATGTCCGTGATGCGGCCCAGGCCCATGCGGCCCATGTGGGGCAGGCGCAGGCCGCCCACGGCGCGGGCCGTGTTCGCCAGCGTGTTGCTGCCCGCGTCGCCGTAGCGGTCGGCGTCGGGCAGCGCGCCTGCGCCCACACTGTCCAGGATGATGAGAATCACGCGATGCATGTGCGGCATAAGGTCTCCTCCATTCGGGGCGATTATACGCCCGCAGGCGTCGGAAGGCGAATGGGGACGTCGGACCTGTAGGACGGGCCGCCCTTGCAGGGATGTGTTACCAGCGCTATAATTCTGGCACGACACCGGCGCCACAGCGCCGATATAATTACGGTACACCCCAATATCCCGGAGCGCGCCCATGCAAGTGTACTTCGCCGGAACCATCATGGGAGAACGAACCCACGTGGCCGTATTCCGCCGCATCGTGGAGCACATCCAGGCGCGCGGGCACACCGTGCCCACCACCCACGTGGCCCGCGACAACGTGCTGGCCGAAGAATCGGCCAACACGCCCCAGCAGGTCTATGAGCGCGACGTGGCTTGGATTCGCCAGAGCGACTGCCTGGTGGCCGAGGTCTCCACGCCGTCGCTCGGCGTCGGCTACGAAATCTGCTACGCCCTGGCGCATGGCAAGCCGGTGCTGTGCCTGTACCAGCAGGGCCGGCCCTTGTCCAAGATGATCCTGGGATGCACCGAGCCGGGCATCACCGTGCGCGCCTACGCCGACGAGGCCGAGGCGCTGGCCCTGGTGGACGAGTTTCTCATGCAGCAATCGGCCGTCAGCGGCTGACCGCTGTCGGCTGATCGCTTCTTGGAGGGCAACGATGGACAAGACGACCTGGAAGTTCGCTACCCGAGCCGTGCACGCGGGCGAGCGTCCCACGCGGCCCGCCTGCACCCCTGTCGTTACGCCGATCTACAACTCGGTTACCTACGTCTATCCCGACATGGAGTTGCTGGATCAAGCCTTTGAGGATCCCACGGCTGGGTTCGTCTATACTCGCCACGGCAACCCCACCTGCGCCGCCTTTGAGGCCGCAGTGGCGTCGCTGGAGGGGGGCGAGGGGGCCGTGTCGTTCGCATCGGGCATGGCGGCCATCCACGCCGCGCTCCTGGCGGCGGGCGCCCAGGCTGGCACCGACGTACTGGCAGCCCGCGACCTCTACGGCGCGACCACGGCCCTGCTGTCGCGGTTCTTTACCGCGCTAGGGGTGCACGTCCACTTCGCCGACTTCACCGACATCTCCACCGTGCGGCGCATGCTCAACGCCGTGCGGCCCCGCGTCCTCTTGCTGGAGACCGTGTCCAACCCCCTGCTGCGCCTTGCCGACATCGGTCGCATCGCGGAACTGGCCCACAGCGTGGACGCCACGGTGATCGTAGACAACACCTTTGCGACGCCGTTCCTGGTGCGCCCGCTGGAGATGGGAGCCGACTATGTGGTGCACAGCGCCACCAAGTACCTGTCGGGGCACGGCGACGTGCTGGCCGGCGTGGTCGTGTCCAGCAAGGACAACTGCGCCGTGCTGCGCGATGTCGCCAAGACGATAGGCGGCGTCCTGGGGCCCAACGAGGCGTACCTGGCCCTGCGCGGGTTGAAGACGTTGCCGCTACGCCTGGAGCGCCAGTGCAAGACCGCCGCCTGGGTCGCCGCCTGGCTGGAGGCGCACC includes the following:
- a CDS encoding phosphopentomutase → MHRVILIILDSVGAGALPDADRYGDAGSNTLANTARAVGGLRLPHMGRMGLGRITDILGVPPDPAPIGAFGRMAEASAGKDTTIGHWELMGIHSPRPLPTYPNGFPPDLMRRFEQAIGRGTLGNYPASGTEIIQELGEEHMRTGKPIVYTSADSVFQIAAHEEVIPIDELYAMCRTARALLTGEHNVGRVIARPFVGAPGHFVRTERRRDFSAPPPAPTVLDHLTDAGIPVVA
- a CDS encoding nucleoside 2-deoxyribosyltransferase: MGERTHVAVFRRIVEHIQARGHTVPTTHVARDNVLAEESANTPQQVYERDVAWIRQSDCLVAEVSTPSLGVGYEICYALAHGKPVLCLYQQGRPLSKMILGCTEPGITVRAYADEAEALALVDEFLMQQSAVSG
- a CDS encoding PLP-dependent transferase; amino-acid sequence: MDKTTWKFATRAVHAGERPTRPACTPVVTPIYNSVTYVYPDMELLDQAFEDPTAGFVYTRHGNPTCAAFEAAVASLEGGEGAVSFASGMAAIHAALLAAGAQAGTDVLAARDLYGATTALLSRFFTALGVHVHFADFTDISTVRRMLNAVRPRVLLLETVSNPLLRLADIGRIAELAHSVDATVIVDNTFATPFLVRPLEMGADYVVHSATKYLSGHGDVLAGVVVSSKDNCAVLRDVAKTIGGVLGPNEAYLALRGLKTLPLRLERQCKTAAWVAAWLEAHPKVERVYYPGLKSHPQNDLARSLFAGGLYGAIVSFVIAGAGKRRVFKFLESLELCAPATTLGDLYTLALYPAHSSHRALTAAQRAALGISDGLVRLSVGIEDPDDIIADLHQALDKV